The following proteins are co-located in the Macaca thibetana thibetana isolate TM-01 chromosome 6, ASM2454274v1, whole genome shotgun sequence genome:
- the FNDC9 gene encoding fibronectin type III domain-containing protein 9: protein MNIEVGNISYTGAIISWSSSEPCLEDYYHIMYRPNWNSIFSGYLRYSFHHEEKVPRTISSVVLEHLAPSTLYFLCISCKKAAFPYRHYCTMFHTLDKSPLAPGSSLVDPQISLWVLMAILLACFTAVLAFICLQFWCVRCHEPRWSYRAGHMEEANGLVRWPEEAPDLGQREEDLQGLPLVEVPRKNSRDEAELNPEANQDAPDAGALQRGGGDQPAILPHCGE, encoded by the coding sequence ATGAACATCGAGGTGGGGAACATTTCTTATACAGGAGCCATCATCTCCTGGTCGTCCTCGGAGCCCTGCCTGGAGGACTATTACCATATTATGTATAGGCCCAACTGGAACAGCATCTTCTCTGGCTATCTTCGCTACAGCTTCCACCACGAGGAGAAGGTGCCTCGAACGATCAGCTCCGTGGTGCTGGAACATCTCGCCCCTTCCACTCTCTACTTCCTGTGCATCAGCTGTAAGAAGGCTGCCTTCCCTTACAGGCACTACTGCACCATGTTCCACACCCTAGATAAGAGTCCTCTGGCTCCCGGAAGCTCCCTGGTAGACCCCCAAATCTCCCTTTGGGTGCTGATGGCTATTCTGCTGGCCTGCTTCACAGCTGTCTTGGCCTTCATCTGCCTCCAGTTCTGGTGTGTCCGTTGCCATGAGCCGCGATGGTCTTACAGGGCTGGCCACATGGAGGAGGCCAATGGGTTGGTGAGATGGCCAGAGGAGGCCCCGGATCTTGGTCAGAGGGAGGAAGACCTGCAGGGGCTCCCCCTGGTGGAAGTGCCACGCAAGAACTCCAGAGATGAAGCTGAACTGAATCCTGAAGCCAACCAGGATGCCCCTGATGCGGGTGCCTTACAGAGAGGGGGTGGTGACCAACCCGCCATACTGCCTCATTGTGGGGAATGA